From a region of the Coffea arabica cultivar ET-39 chromosome 3e, Coffea Arabica ET-39 HiFi, whole genome shotgun sequence genome:
- the LOC113736721 gene encoding probable galacturonosyltransferase-like 4: MANWSCNTSCISLAGLLSLLLLQPLTTTTSFTNGIRVNLVPKPASAILSFREAPAFRNGNGCSSSKKDNIHIVMPLDINYIRGAVAAILSILQHSTCPENVSFHFLSLRLEPGISSLIKSTFPYLTFRVYHFDSNLVRGKISKSIRQALDQPLNYARIYLSDILPRDVERVIYVDSDIIVVDDIAKLWGVDLGDRVLAAPEYCHANFTTYFTDTFWSDVNLARTFEGRRPCYFNTGVMVVDVDKWRKGGYTQKVEEWMVIQKQRKIYHLGSLPPILLVFAGNIKAVDHRWNQHGLGGDNFEGKCRSLHPGPISLLHWSGKGKPWLRLDSRKPCTVDYLWAPYDLYRSSRIALEE, from the coding sequence ATGGCCAATTGGAGCTGCAACACCTCTTGTATCTCCCTCGCTGGCCTCCTGTCTCTCCTCCTCTTGCAACCCCTCACAACCACCACCTCTTTCACCAATGGCATTCGCGTCAACCTCGTTCCTAAGCCTGCATCCGCCATCCTCTCCTTTCGGGAGGCACCGGCTTTTCGCAATGGCAACGGATGCAGCTCAAGCAAGAAAGATAACATCCATATAGTCATGCCCCTTGATATAAACTACATCCGCGGCGCGGTTGCCgccattttgtcaattttacAGCATTCGACATGCCCTGAGAATGTTTCCTTCCACTTTCTTTCCCTTCGTCTGGAGCCTGGGATATCCTCATTGATCAAATCCACCTTCCCTTACCTCACTTTCAGAGTCTATCACTTCGATTCTAATCTTGTTCGCGGAAAAATCTCCAAGTCCATCAGACAAGCCTTGGATCAACCTCTGAACTATGCAAGAATCTATCTTTCTGATATTCTCCCTAGGGATGTGGAACGTGTGATTTATGTTGACTCGGATATAATCGTCGTCGACGACATTGCAAAGCTGTGGGGTGTGGACTTGGGAGACCGCGTCCTAGCTGCGCCGGAGTACTGCCATGCAAATTTCACGACATATTTTACGGACACATTTTGGTCCGATGTCAATCTGGCGAGAACTTTTGAAGGAAGAAGACCTTGCTACTTCAACACAGGTGTAATGGTGGTTGATGTTGATAAATGGAGAAAAGGGGGCTATACACAGAAGGTTGAAGAGTGGATGGTCATACAGAAGCAAAGGAAAATTTATCATCTGGGGTCTTTGCCTCCAATTTTGCTCGTATTTGCAGGCAATATTAAGGCAGTGGATCATAGATGGAATCAACATGGTTTAGGCGGTGATAACTTTGAAGGCAAGTGTAGAAGTCTTCACCCTGGACCGATTAGCCTATTGCACTGGAGCGGTAAGGGGAAGCCATGGTTAAGATTGGACTCCAGGAAGCCATGCACGGTGGACTACCTATGGGCTCCATATGACCTCTACCGTTCATCTAGAATTGCATTAGAAGAATGA
- the LOC113738175 gene encoding AP-5 complex subunit mu isoform X1 encodes MSHHHPAPSGFSSVALQRSAEAKIIPKKEKRKKDRQTFLREEEKVMAGGCSIRAIWILSSQDAVVYSRRFPVVERRWRLACDKESQSAGATDSLKVVPYLPTDSELAAAFIDRKKREGSVRGFGIRTSHSVKGSDSWVDDPITRHIISLSIDKEEQGESHFIWPVILHVKGPFYLLALPLVEPHHLKTYARMCNRSDCGNTIGEDENLSSLLLDLPSITGAFMVVHTIGDIVTGDITEPEVVASASPSVGGLLDSLTGSIGISGRAKPVATPIAASATSSTSVSGTLASDAPKIGSRSLDKDALQSFISSAMPFGTPMDLSYSNISAMKMNGFSSVDVPSADSKQPAWKPYLYRGKQRILFTIHETVHVAMYDRDEIPDSITASGQVNCRAELEGLPDVSFPLTGLGSAHVELLSFHPCAQVPEHGGDKHAVTFSPPLGNFLLMRYQVSDGIRPPVKGFYQLSMVSENEGAFLFKLRLMEGYKTPLSLEFCTVTMLFPRRMVVSCDGTPSIGTVFSTERSVEWRIITSGRGVSGKSIEATFSGTLKFVPWQTKKPPSSGSVFGSIDDEDSDFETDSPNNIVNVEDFLAEKMSKDLQAVDLEEPFCWQAYSYAKVSFKMVGSTLSGMSIDPKSVSIFPAVKAPVELSAQVTSGEYILWNTLGKCPVAATPKA; translated from the exons ATGTCCCATCACCACCCTGCCCCCTCAGGCTTCAGCTCTGTCGCACTCCAAAGGTCAGCAGAAgcaaaaataattccaaaaaaggaaaaaagaaaaaaggatcgGCAAACCTTTTTGAGAGAAGAAGAGAAGGTAATGGCGGGCGGTTGTAGCATTAGAGCTATCTGGATCCTCAGCAGCCAAGATGCCGTCGTTTACTCCAG GAGGTTTCCGGTGGTGGAGAGGCGGTGGCGGCTGGCTTGCGACAAAGAAAGCCAGTCTGCGGGTGCCACCGATAGTCTTAAGGTGGTCCCCTACCTTCCTACCGATTCTGAATTAGCAGCGGCTTTTATTGATCGCAAAAAGAg GGAAGGATCTGTTCGTGGATTTGGCATAAGGACAAGTCACTCTGTTAAAGGATCAGATTCATGGGTGGATGATCCTATCACACGTCACATAATAAGCCTAAGTATTGATAAAGAAGAGCAAGGAGAGAGTCATTTTATATGGCCCGTTATTCTACATGTAAAGGGCCCATTTTACCTTCTTGCACTGCCTTTGGTTGAGCCCCATCATCTAAAGACATATGCAAGGATGTGTAACCGGTCAGATTGTGGGAATACTATTGGCGAAGATGAGAATTTATCTTCTCTCTTGCTTGATCTTCCATCCATCACAGG GGCATTTATGGTGGTACACACAATTGGTGACATTGTAACAGGAGATATTACAGAACCTGAAGTAGTTGCAAGTGCATCTCCCTCTGTAGGAGGGTTGTTGGATTCCCTGACTGGAAGCATAGGAATATCAGGTAGAGCAAAACCTGTTGCAACTCCAATTGCAGCATCCGCCACCTCAAGCACCTCTGTTAGTGGAACTCTAGCATCTGACGCTCCAAAAATTGGCTCAAGGTCCCTGGACAAAGATGCACTCCAGTCCTTTATCAGCAGTGCAATGCCCTTTG GTACACCAATGGACCTCAGTTATTCTAACATTTCTGCTATGAAGATGAATGGATTTTCTTCTGTCGATGTGCCTTCTGCAGATAGCAAGCAACCGGCATGGAAGCCTTATCTCTATAGGGGAAAGCAGAGGATACTCTTTACAATTCATGAGACTGTTCATGTTGCAATGTATGACCGAGACGAGATTCCTGACTCCATAACAGCATCTGGTCAAGTCAATTGTCGAGCAGAGTTAGAAGGATTACCTGATGTTTCCTTTCCCTTGACAGGTTTGGGTTCTGCTCATGTTGAGCTATTATCTTTCCATCCCTGTGCTCAAGTTCCAGAGCATGGTGGAGATAAGCATGCTGTAACATTTTCACCACCATTAGGAAACTTTCTGTTAATGCGTTATCAGGTATCTGATGGCATTAGACCTCCGGTAAAGGGGTTTTACCAGCTCTCAATGGTCTCTGAAAATGAAGGTGCCTTCTTGTTTAAGTTGCGCCTTATGGAGGGTTATAAAACGCCTTTATCATTGGAATTCTGTACAGTGACTATGCTTTTTCCTAGGAGAATGGTGGTTTCCTGTGACGGGACACCTTCTATAGGAACAGTCTTCAGTACGGAGCGCTCAGTTGAATGGAGAATTATAACCAGTGGACGAGGTGTTTCTGGAAAGAGCATTGAAGCAACATTTTCTGGAACTTTGAAGTTTGTTCCATGGCAGACTAAAAAACCACCATCCTCTGGGTCAGTGTTTGGGAGTATAGATGATGAAGATAGTGATTTTGAAACAGACTCGCCTAATAACATCGTAAATGTGGAGGATTTTCTTGCGGAGAAAATGAGCAAGGACCTTCAGGCAGTTGATCTGGAAGAACCATTCTGTTGGCAGGCATACAGTTATGCCAAA GTGTCTTTCAAGATGGTCGGATCGACGTTATCTGGCATGTCCATTGATCCAAAATCT GTTAGTATTTTCCCTGCTGTTAAAGCACCTGTAGAGTTATCGGCACAG GTTACATCAGGAGAGTATATTCTGTGGAATACATTAGGAAAATGTCCTGTTGCAGCCACACCTAAAGCCTAG
- the LOC113738178 gene encoding BI1-like protein — protein sequence MDLYGAKSTKDDYAVDLEAGDLLYPGIGYGENQLRWGFIRKVYGILAAQIVLTTLVSALIVLYDPINQLLRGNSILLLFLCFLPFVLLWPLHVYQQKHPLNFVFLGLFTASLSLTVGVSCANTDGRIVLEALILTSAVVVGLTGYTFWAAKKGKDFSFLGPILFTSLVVLLLTSFLQMFFPLGSTSTAVFSAFGAIVFSGYVVYDTENLIKRFTYDEYIWASVNLYLDILNLFLTILQMLRQGDN from the exons ATGGACTTGTACGGAGCGAAGAGCACGAAGGACGATTATGCGGTTGACCTAGAGGCCGGAGATTTGCTGTACCCTGGGATCGGCTACGGCGAGAATCAGCTCCGATGGGGATTCATTCGCAAAGTCTACGGCATCCTTGCCGCTCAGATCGTCCTCACCACCCTCGTCTCTGCCTTAATTGTGCTTTATGATCCCATCAACCAACTTCTCCGCGGCAATTCCATCCTTTTGCTGTTCCTCTGCTTTCTCCCCTTCGTCC TTTTGTGGCCGTTGCACGTGTATCAGCAAAAGCATCCActgaattttgttttccttgggCTTTTTACTGCTTCTCTAAGTCTGACAGTTGGAGTAAGCTGTGCTAATACTGATG GGAGAATTGTGCTTGAAGCTCTGATCTTGACATCAGCCGTAGTTGTAGGCTTGACTGGATACACTTTCTGGGCTGCCAAGAAGGGCAAAGATTTTAGTTTCCTTGGACCAATCTTGTTCACCAGCCTTGTAGTACTCCTACTGACTAGCTTTCTCCAG ATGTTCTTCCCACTGGGATCAACTTCTACTGCTGTTTTCAGTGCATTTGGTGCTATAGTTTTCTCTGGATACGTAGTTTATGACACGGAGAACCTAATCAAGCGTTTCACATATGATGAGTATATCTGGGCATCGGTCAACCTTTACCTGGACATCCTCAACCTGTTCCTTACCATCCTGCAAATGCTCAGACAGGGTGACAACTAG
- the LOC113738176 gene encoding uncharacterized protein — MKGHDRINSSLPDELILEIFRYLDTKPSRDAASLVCKRWLGLERLSRDTIRIGASGSPDGLVKMLSSRFPHVRNVFIDERRSITLPFQFGKRRRADHSALSPLKLQFAAGKTGPEDYETETYYLSDAGLAVVGDGFSKLEKLSLIWCSNVTSLGLRSIAEKCNALKSLDLQGCYVGDQGLAAVGEWCKQLEDLNLRFCEGLTDTGLVNLALGCRRKLKSLGVAACAKITDVSLEAVGSYCQSLETLSLDSEFIHNKGVLAVAKGCRVLKVLKLQCINVTDEALEAVGIFCNTLEFLALYSFQRFTDKSLCAIGKGCKRLKNLTLSDCYFLSDKGLEAVAVGCTELTHLEVNGCHNIGTFGLESIGRSCASLSELALLYCQKIGNFALSEIGRGCKFLQALHLVDCSSIGDDAIISIAKGCRNLKKLHIRRCYEVGSKGIVAVGESCKFLTDLSLRFCDKIGDEALVAIGNCHSLRYLNVSGCHHIGDAGIIAIARGCPELSYLDVSVLQNLGDMAMAEMSEGCPMLKDIVLSHCRQITDVGLSYLVSRCTLLETCHMVYCPGITTVGVATVVASCANIKKVLVERWKVSQRTRRRAGSTISYLCVDL; from the exons atgaaGGGCCATGATCGGATAAATTCCAGTCTACCAGATGAGCTAATCCTCGAGATCTTCCGTTACTTAGATACGAAGCCCAGCCGCGACGCAGCCTCTCTCGTCTGCAAGAGATGGCTTGGCCTCGAGCGGCTCAGCCGCGATACAATTCGCATCGGCGCGTCCGGAAGCCCCGACGGTCTCGTCAAGATGCTATCCAGCCGGTTTCCCCATGTTCGAAACGTGTTTATTGATGAACGCCGCTCCATTACTCTACCTTTTCAATTT GGAAAAAGACGACGTGCAGATCATTCTGCACTTTCACCTCTCAAACTTCAATTTGCTGCTGGCAAAACTGGCCCCGAAGACTATGAAACAGAAACTTACTATTTATCGGATGCTGGACTAGCTGTTGTTGGAGATGGCTTTAGCAAACTTGAAAAATTGAGTTTGATATGGTGCTCTAATGTGACAAGTTTAGGGTTGAGATCTATTGCAGAGAAGTGTAATGCATTGAAGTCTTTGGATTTACAG GGTTGCTATGTTGGAGATCAAGGTCTAGCAGCCGTTGGAGAGTGGTGTAAGCAACTTGAAGATTTGAACTTGCGGTTTTGTGAAGGTCTAACTGACACTGGTTTGGTGAACTTAGCCCTTGGTTGTCGAAGGAAATTGAAATCTCTTGGTGTTGCAGCTTGTGCAAAAATAACAGATGTTTCATTGGAAGCTGTTGGATCTTATTGCCAATCTCTTGAAACCTTGTCATTGGATTCAGAGTTTATACATAACAAAGGTGTGCTTGCTGTGGCCAAAGGATGTCGGGTTCTGAAAGTTTTGAAGCTACAATGCATTAATGTAACAGATGAGGCTCTCGAAGCTGTGGGCATCTTTTGCAATACCTTGGAGTTCTTGGCATTATACAGCTTTCAGAGATTCACTGACAA GAGTCTGTGTGCCATAGGAAAAGGGTGCAAGAGACTAAAGAACCTTACCTTGAGTGATTGCTATTTCCTAAGTGATAAGGGTTTAGAAGCTGTTGCCGTCGGTTGTACAGAGCTGACACATCTTGAGGTCAATGGCTGCCACAATATTGGAACTTTTGGATTGGAGTCGATTGGAAGATCTTGCGC GAGCCTTTCGGAGTTGGCCTTGTTGTACTGTCAAAAGATAGGTAATTTCGCACTGTCTGAAATAGGCAGAGGCTGCAAGTTCTTGCAAGCTCTTCACTTGGTAGACTGCTCAAGTATTGGTGATGATGCCATTATTAGTATAGCAAAAGGCTGCAGGAATTTGAAAAAGCTTCACATTCGTCGGTGTTATGAG GTAGGCAGTAAGGGAATAGTAGCTGTTGGGGAGAGCTGTAAATTTCTTACAGATTTGAGTCTTCGATTCTGCGATAA GATAGGAGATGAGGCACTTGTCGCAATTGGTAACTGTCACTCTTTACGCTACCTGAATGTTAGCGGCTGCCACCACATTGGAGATGCTGGAATTATAGCCATTGCTAGAGGGTGTCCTGAGCTAAGTTACCTGGATGTAAGCGTCCTCCAG AATTTGGGGGATATGGCCATGGCTGAGATGAGTGAAGGCTGTCCCATGCTCAAGGACATTGTTCTATCACATTGCCGTCAAATAACAGATGTAGGTCTCAGCTACCTTGTTAGTAGGTGCACCTTGTTGGAGACATGCCATATGGTTTATTGCCCTGGCATTACAACTGTTGGAGTCGCCACTGTAGTTGCAAGCTGCGCAAACATAAAAAAGGTGCTGGTTGAGAGGTGGAAGGTCAGCCAGAGGACTAGACGGAGGGCTGGGTCTACCATCTCGTATCTTTGCGTTGACCTTTAG
- the LOC113737894 gene encoding uncharacterized protein yields MDIFRSVFAEDPSPPSSPKTSSDPSYNSETTPSSPSNSQSQNPNPNPQISSVTTTSSWATFGSSFFKSVASKSESVIRNYRNDLEEFSSGLRKETTVIREAARRAVENLPGRLESGAAVAQTSLESVGQVIDDLGGAVSGIIIHGKDSIFHPNDGDFDASDVELVESGDGNGVNKQNLKPYSRIDALIRAMQCDIKTYCDEPEEVGEYEEWKKGFLIDEKIGEIEDLVNENGVIGEIYDEVVPGKVDRETFWSRYFYRVYRVKKAEEARVKLVRRAIEGEDEEDLSWDVDDDEEDGDSGFKSREELKKEIEETEKELANGDKKRSSVSEDSVEGRLEDGKSDRGSSTGKNDISDFSLVSSQRSSHEEEEIGWDEIEDIGSDDDTKVAARGGSNNADLQKLSTAAEKEEQLPWDTEDDDEPARS; encoded by the coding sequence atGGATATCTTCAGATCAGTATTTGCTGAGGACCCATCTCCGCCTTCATCTCCCAAGACCTCCTCCGATCCGAGCTATAATTCCGAAACTACCCCTTCCTCACCGTCAAATTCCCAATcccaaaaccctaaccctaacccccAAATTTCATCCGTCACAACAACGAGCTCCTGGGCAACCTTCGGCTCCTCCTTTTTCAAATCCGTTGCCTCCAAATCTGAATCCGTAATCAGAAATTACCGCAACGATCTCGAGGAATTCAGCTCCGGCTTGAGAAAAGAAACCACCGTCATCCGTGAAGCCGCCAGACGCGCTGTTGAGAACCTTCCCGGTCGGCTCGAATCTGGGGCCGCAGTCGCTCAAACTTCCCTTGAATCTGTCGGCCAAGTGATTGATGACCTCGGTGGAGCTGTTTCCGGGATTATTATTCATGGCAAAGACTCCATTTTTCACCCTAATGATGGTGATTTTGATGCTTCTGATGTTGAATTAGTTGAAAGTGGTGATGGGAATGGtgtaaataaacaaaatttgaaACCTTATAGTAGAATTGATGCATTGATTAGAGCCATGCAATGTGATATAAAGACGTATTGCGATGAGCCTGAGGAGGTAGGGGAGTATGAGGAGTGGAAAAAGggctttttgattgatgaaaagATTGGTGAGATTGAGGATTTGGTTAACGAAAATGGTGTTATTGGGGAGATTTATGATGAGGTCGTTCCGGGGAAGGTCGATCGCGAGACCTTTTGGAGTAGGTATTTTTATCGAGTTTACAGGGTTAAGAAAGCAGAGGAGGCAAGGGTGAAGCTCGTGAGGAGAGCGATTGAGGGAGAGGATGAGGAGGATTTGAGTTGGGAtgttgatgatgatgaggaggatGGGGACAGTGGGTTTAAGTCGAGAGAGGAGTtgaagaaagaaattgaagagaCCGAGAAGGAATTGGCTAATGGAGATAAGAAGAGATCAAGTGTGTCTGAAGACAGTGTTGAAGGAAGATTGGAGGATGGGAAGTCAGACAGGGGGAGTTCAACAGGGAAGAACGATATTAGTGATTTCTCTTTAGTTTCAAGCCAAAGATCCTCACATGAGGAAGAAGAGATTGGGTGGGATGAGATTGAAGATATTGGAAGTGATGATGATACCAAGGTCGCCGCAAGAGGCGGTTCAAATAATGCTGATCTGCAGAAGCTATCGACTGCCGCTGAGAAAGAGGAACAGTTGCCTTGGGATACTGAGGATGATGACGAACCTGCTAGGTCATGA
- the LOC113737803 gene encoding S-adenosylmethionine decarboxylase proenzyme 4: MAMSGFEGFEKRLELHFSGDDPVNGISLRQLDFESIEEVLHAVQCTVVSAVGNQYFDAYVLSESSLFVYPTKIIIKTCGTTQLLKSICPLLHLACDIGLTLSVCRYTRGSFIFPKAQPYPHSSFKEEVIYLEESLPSHLCYRKASVMPSKMSSHSWHVFSACDESHMLMQNFESDHQDIFTVEVCMTELDRVLARKFYRHPNDGKNGDTAGKEMTEITGIVDINPNALICDFAFDPCGYSMNGIDNDRYSTIHVTPEDGFSYASFEFVGSIYDDHNAIVEVLKKVVQVFRPGTMSVATTSTGHEAWTKVASAVEPVGMKCRSCTVDEFPAAGTVVFQTFTPRRK; this comes from the coding sequence ATGGCTATGTCTGGATTTGAAGGGTTTGAGAAGAGACTAGAGCTTCATTTCTCCGGCGATGATCCGGTGAACGGAATCAGTCTCCGGCAGCTGGATTTTGAGTCAATAGAGGAGGTGTTGCATGCAGTGCAATGCACAGTGGTATCAGCTGTGGGGAACCAGTATTTTGATGCCTACGTATTATCAGAATCGAGTCTCTTCGTTTACCCTACAAAGATCATCATCAAGACTTGTGGGACTACTCAGCTGTTAAAATCCATCTGTCCATTGCTGCACTTGGCTTGCGATATTGGCCTCACCTTGAGTGTGTGTAGGTACACCAGAGGTAGCTTCATTTTCCCCAAAGCTCAGCCTTACCCTCATTCAAGCTTCAAGGAAGAAGTTATCTACTTGGAAGAGAGTTTGCCAAGCCATCTTTGTTACAGGAAGGCCTCAGTTATGCCTTCAAAGATGTCTTCTCATTCATGGCATGTTTTTTCTGCATGTGATGAGTCTCACATGTTGATGCAAAACTTTGAGAGCGACCATCAAGATATTTTCACTGTTGAAGTTTGCATGACGGAGCTGGATCGTGTTCTCGCTCGTAAGTTTTACCGGCATCCAAACGACGGAAAAAACGGCGACACAGCCGGAAAGGAGATGACGGAGATAACAGGGATTGTGGATATTAATCCTAATGCACTTATTTGCGACTTTGCATTTGATCCATGTGGCtattccatgaatggaattgatAATGACCGTTACTCTACCATCCACGTAACCCCGGAGGATGGTTTCAGTTATGCAAGTTTTGAGTTTGTTGGTTCCATTTATGATGATCATAATGCTATTGTGGAGGTGTTAAAGAAGGTGGTGCAAGTTTTCCGGCCGGGAACAATGTCGGTGGCGACGACCAGCACTGGTCATGAAGCATGGACAAAGGTTGCCAGTGCAGTGGAGCCAGTGGGGATGAAATGCAGGAGTTGCACGGTGGACGAGTTCCCAGCAGCAGGCACCGTCGTGTTTCAAACTTTCACGCCTCGTCGGAAATAG
- the LOC113738175 gene encoding AP-5 complex subunit mu isoform X2, with protein sequence MSHHHPAPSGFSSVALQRSAEAKIIPKKEKRKKDRQTFLREEEKVMAGGCSIRAIWILSSQDAVVYSRRFPVVERRWRLACDKESQSAGATDSLKVVPYLPTDSELAAAFIDRKKREGSVRGFGIRTSHSVKGSDSWVDDPITRHIISLSIDKEEQGESHFIWPVILHVKGPFYLLALPLVEPHHLKTYARMCNRSDCGNTIGEDENLSSLLLDLPSITGAFMVVHTIGDIVTGDITEPEVVASASPSVGGLLDSLTGSIGISGRAKPVATPIAASATSSTSVSGTLASDAPKIGSRSLDKDALQSFISSAMPFGTPMDLSYSNISAMKMNGFSSVDVPSADSKQPAWKPYLYRGKQRILFTIHETVHVAMYDRDEIPDSITASGQVNCRAELEGLPDVSFPLTGLGSAHVELLSFHPCAQVPEHGGDKHAVTFSPPLGNFLLMRYQVSDGIRPPVKGFYQLSMVSENEGAFLFKLRLMEGYKTPLSLEFCTVTMLFPRRMVVSCDGTPSIGTVFSTERSVEWRIITSGRGVSGKSIEATFSGTLKFVPWQTKKPPSSGSVFGSIDDEDSDFETDSPNNIVNVEDFLAEKMSKDLQAVDLEEPFCWQAYSYAKVSIFPAVKAPVELSAQVTSGEYILWNTLGKCPVAATPKA encoded by the exons ATGTCCCATCACCACCCTGCCCCCTCAGGCTTCAGCTCTGTCGCACTCCAAAGGTCAGCAGAAgcaaaaataattccaaaaaaggaaaaaagaaaaaaggatcgGCAAACCTTTTTGAGAGAAGAAGAGAAGGTAATGGCGGGCGGTTGTAGCATTAGAGCTATCTGGATCCTCAGCAGCCAAGATGCCGTCGTTTACTCCAG GAGGTTTCCGGTGGTGGAGAGGCGGTGGCGGCTGGCTTGCGACAAAGAAAGCCAGTCTGCGGGTGCCACCGATAGTCTTAAGGTGGTCCCCTACCTTCCTACCGATTCTGAATTAGCAGCGGCTTTTATTGATCGCAAAAAGAg GGAAGGATCTGTTCGTGGATTTGGCATAAGGACAAGTCACTCTGTTAAAGGATCAGATTCATGGGTGGATGATCCTATCACACGTCACATAATAAGCCTAAGTATTGATAAAGAAGAGCAAGGAGAGAGTCATTTTATATGGCCCGTTATTCTACATGTAAAGGGCCCATTTTACCTTCTTGCACTGCCTTTGGTTGAGCCCCATCATCTAAAGACATATGCAAGGATGTGTAACCGGTCAGATTGTGGGAATACTATTGGCGAAGATGAGAATTTATCTTCTCTCTTGCTTGATCTTCCATCCATCACAGG GGCATTTATGGTGGTACACACAATTGGTGACATTGTAACAGGAGATATTACAGAACCTGAAGTAGTTGCAAGTGCATCTCCCTCTGTAGGAGGGTTGTTGGATTCCCTGACTGGAAGCATAGGAATATCAGGTAGAGCAAAACCTGTTGCAACTCCAATTGCAGCATCCGCCACCTCAAGCACCTCTGTTAGTGGAACTCTAGCATCTGACGCTCCAAAAATTGGCTCAAGGTCCCTGGACAAAGATGCACTCCAGTCCTTTATCAGCAGTGCAATGCCCTTTG GTACACCAATGGACCTCAGTTATTCTAACATTTCTGCTATGAAGATGAATGGATTTTCTTCTGTCGATGTGCCTTCTGCAGATAGCAAGCAACCGGCATGGAAGCCTTATCTCTATAGGGGAAAGCAGAGGATACTCTTTACAATTCATGAGACTGTTCATGTTGCAATGTATGACCGAGACGAGATTCCTGACTCCATAACAGCATCTGGTCAAGTCAATTGTCGAGCAGAGTTAGAAGGATTACCTGATGTTTCCTTTCCCTTGACAGGTTTGGGTTCTGCTCATGTTGAGCTATTATCTTTCCATCCCTGTGCTCAAGTTCCAGAGCATGGTGGAGATAAGCATGCTGTAACATTTTCACCACCATTAGGAAACTTTCTGTTAATGCGTTATCAGGTATCTGATGGCATTAGACCTCCGGTAAAGGGGTTTTACCAGCTCTCAATGGTCTCTGAAAATGAAGGTGCCTTCTTGTTTAAGTTGCGCCTTATGGAGGGTTATAAAACGCCTTTATCATTGGAATTCTGTACAGTGACTATGCTTTTTCCTAGGAGAATGGTGGTTTCCTGTGACGGGACACCTTCTATAGGAACAGTCTTCAGTACGGAGCGCTCAGTTGAATGGAGAATTATAACCAGTGGACGAGGTGTTTCTGGAAAGAGCATTGAAGCAACATTTTCTGGAACTTTGAAGTTTGTTCCATGGCAGACTAAAAAACCACCATCCTCTGGGTCAGTGTTTGGGAGTATAGATGATGAAGATAGTGATTTTGAAACAGACTCGCCTAATAACATCGTAAATGTGGAGGATTTTCTTGCGGAGAAAATGAGCAAGGACCTTCAGGCAGTTGATCTGGAAGAACCATTCTGTTGGCAGGCATACAGTTATGCCAAA GTTAGTATTTTCCCTGCTGTTAAAGCACCTGTAGAGTTATCGGCACAG GTTACATCAGGAGAGTATATTCTGTGGAATACATTAGGAAAATGTCCTGTTGCAGCCACACCTAAAGCCTAG